One genomic segment of Micromonospora sp. WMMC415 includes these proteins:
- the aztB gene encoding zinc ABC transporter permease AztB: MSSLIEPFTVSFVVRALVGGVLLAAACALVGVWVIARGMTFLGEAMSHGMLPGVAIASIVGGNLVVGAAASAFAMAAGVNALRHSREFGRDTSIGLLFVGMLSVGVIIVSHSRSFATDLTAFLFGDVLAIRQPDLLMLAAAVAVVAAVTAACYRPFLALTFDPRKARTLGLRPDLANAVMLALLTVTMAVAFSVVGTLLAFGMLIAPSAAAMLVARRLPAVMLASFVIGSAATLVGLWISWYAATAAGATIAAVAVLIFFAILGARRVTTALGRRRAPGPNPSLEGIS, translated from the coding sequence ATGTCGTCCCTGATCGAGCCGTTCACCGTCTCCTTCGTCGTCCGTGCGCTCGTCGGTGGCGTGCTGCTGGCCGCGGCGTGCGCGCTGGTCGGCGTGTGGGTGATCGCCCGCGGGATGACGTTCCTGGGGGAGGCGATGAGCCACGGCATGCTGCCGGGAGTGGCGATCGCGTCGATCGTCGGCGGGAACCTCGTGGTCGGCGCCGCTGCCAGCGCCTTCGCCATGGCGGCCGGGGTCAACGCCCTTCGGCACAGCCGGGAGTTCGGGCGGGACACCAGCATCGGGCTGCTGTTCGTGGGGATGCTTTCGGTCGGGGTCATCATCGTGTCGCACTCGCGGTCGTTCGCGACCGACCTGACGGCCTTCCTGTTCGGCGACGTACTCGCGATCCGGCAGCCCGACCTGCTGATGCTGGCCGCGGCCGTCGCCGTGGTCGCGGCGGTCACCGCCGCGTGCTACCGGCCGTTCCTCGCGTTGACCTTCGACCCACGTAAGGCCCGGACACTGGGTTTGCGACCGGACCTGGCCAACGCGGTGATGCTGGCGCTGCTGACCGTCACGATGGCGGTCGCCTTCAGCGTGGTCGGCACGCTGCTCGCCTTCGGCATGCTGATCGCGCCGTCGGCGGCGGCCATGCTGGTGGCGCGCCGGCTGCCCGCGGTGATGCTGGCCAGCTTCGTGATCGGCTCGGCCGCCACCCTGGTCGGCCTGTGGATCTCCTGGTACGCCGCGACCGCCGCCGGCGCCACGATCGCCGCCGTCGCCGTGCTGATCTTCTTCGCGATTCTCGGTGCACGCCGGGTCACGACCGCGCTGGGTCGACGCCGGGCGCCGGGCCCGAACCCCTCACTGGAAGGAATTTCGTGA
- the aztA gene encoding zinc ABC transporter ATP-binding protein AztA, giving the protein MLSADVLTAEHIGFRYADVPVLHDVSLRAEAGSMLALTGANGTGKSTLLHLLAGVTQPTEGRVHRRPGTRLALLPQRTSDIDALPLTVAECVQIGRFTLRHRLSRDDRASVAKIMQRLDIAHLARRRLRELSGGQRQRTLIAQTLVQHADIYVLDEPTTALDTGSRRQVHDLLAERVAAGAAVVIASHDPTETALAEHIIRLEGRTPTPLR; this is encoded by the coding sequence GTGTTGAGCGCCGATGTCCTGACCGCCGAGCACATCGGCTTCCGCTACGCCGACGTTCCCGTCCTGCACGACGTGAGCCTGCGGGCCGAAGCCGGATCCATGCTGGCCCTCACCGGCGCGAACGGCACCGGCAAGAGCACGCTGCTGCACCTACTGGCGGGCGTCACACAGCCCACCGAAGGACGCGTCCACCGTCGACCGGGCACCCGCCTCGCCCTGCTGCCGCAGCGCACCAGCGACATCGACGCCCTGCCGCTGACCGTCGCCGAATGTGTGCAGATCGGACGGTTCACCCTGCGCCACCGCCTCAGCCGGGACGACCGCGCATCGGTAGCGAAGATCATGCAGAGGCTGGACATCGCCCACCTGGCCCGCCGGCGGCTCCGCGAACTCTCCGGCGGCCAGCGCCAGCGCACCCTCATCGCGCAGACGCTCGTGCAGCACGCCGACATCTACGTCCTGGACGAACCGACAACCGCCCTCGACACCGGCAGCCGGCGACAGGTCCACGACCTGCTCGCCGAACGCGTCGCCGCCGGCGCGGCGGTGGTCATCGCCAGCCACGACCCCACCGAGACCGCACTCGCCGAGCACATCATCCGCCTCGAGGGGCGAACACCGACGCCCCTGCGGTGA